The DNA sequence CAGTAGCCCAGGATCAGCGAGTGCACCCGCGGGTCCTCCAGGCCCAGCCGGATGGTCTTCTCGTAGGTGGAGGGCGGCTCGCCGCCGGTGATGTCGACCGGGTTGCCCGCCGCGCCGAACGGCGGGATGAAGGCCCGGAAGGACTCGTCGAGGTCGGGCGGGATGTCCATCAGCGACAGCCCGTTGTCGACCACCGCGTCGGAGAGCAGCACGCCCGAGCCGCCGGCGCCGGTGATGATCACGACGTTCTCCCCGGCGGGCGTCGGCAGCACCGGCAGCGCGCGGCCGTACTCCAGCAGCTCGTTGAGGCCGGGTGCGCGGACGACGCCGGCCTGGCGCAGGATGTCGTCGTAGACCTTGTCGTCGCCGGCCAGCGCGCCGGTGTGCGACCCCGCCGCGCGGGCGCCCGCGGAGGTGCGGCCCGCCTTGAGCACGACCACCGGCTTCTTGGGCACCACTTCGCGGGCGGCCTGCACGAACGCGCGGCCGTCCTTGAGGTCCTCCAGGTGCATCGCGATCGCGTTGGTGTTGTCGTCCTGGCCGAAGAACGTCAGCAGGTCGTCCTCGTCGATGTCGGCCTTGTTGCCCACGCCCACGATCGCCGAGACACCGGTGCTGGTGCTGCGGCTGTAGCCCAGGATCGCCATGCCGATTCCGCCCGACTGCGAGGTCAGCGCGGTGCCGCCGGCGACGTCGTAGGGGGTGCAGAAGGTCGCCGAGAGGTTCTCGGGCGTGTAGTAGTAGCCGTAGATGTTGGGGCCCAGCAGGCGCACGCCGTGGCGGCGGGCCACCGCCACCACCTCGTCCTGCAGTTCCTGCTCGCCGGTCTCGGCGAAGCCGGAGGGGATGAGGATCGCGCCGGCGACCCCCTTGCGGCCGGCCTCCTCCAGCGCGGAGGAGACGAACTTCGCCGGGATGGCGAAGACCGCGACGTCGATGTCGTCGGGGGCCTCGGCGATGGTGGGGTAGGCGGCGCGGCCGTAGACCTCGTCGGCCTTGGGGTTGATCGGGTAGACCTTCCCGGCGTAGCCGCCGTCGACGACGTTGCGGATGACCGAGTTGCCGATCTTGCCGTGCTCGTTGGACGCGCCGATGATCGCGATGGAGCGCGGTTTGAAGATGCGGTTCATCGAGGCCAGGATCTCCTCGCGGGTGAACCGCGCCGGCGGCTGGGCCGGGTCGAAGTCGAGGACGAAGCGCAGGTCGGCGGCCACACTGCCCGAGGCGGAGGCGAAGACCGGGTTGAGGTCGGCCTCGGAGATCTCGGGGAAGTCGGTGACCAGGTCGGACAGGCGGGTGATGACGTCGGCCAGGCGGTCGGTGTCCACCGCCTCGCCGCCGCGCACGCCCGAGAGCACCTCGGCGGCCTTGATGTCACCGATCTGTGCGCGGGCCTCCTCGGCCGAGACGGGGGCCAGGCGGAAGGAGACGTCCTTGAGCACCTCCACCAGGACCCCGCCCAGGCCGAAGACGACGACCTTGCCGAAGGTGGGGTCGGTGGTGGCGCCGATCAGGACCTCTTGGCCCCCGCCCACCATCTGCTGCACCTGCACGCCCTCGATCACGGCCTCGGGGTTGTAGGCCCGGGCGTTGTCGACGATGCGCTGGTAGGCGGTCTTGACCTCCTCGGCCGAGGAGAGCCCGACCTCGACGCCGCCGGCGTCGGTCTTGTGCAGGATGTCGGGCGAGACGATCTTTGCGACCACGGGCAGGCCCAGCTCGACGGCCAGTGATACCGCGTCGTCGGCGCTGGTGGCGAGTGCTTCGCCGGGGATGGGGATGCCGTAGGCCTCGGCGAGCACGCGGCCCTCGGGCGCCGTCAGCGCGCTGCGGCTCTCGGAGCGGGCCCGGTCGAGCACGGCGCGGACGGCATCGCGGTCGTAGCCGGTTTCCGTTGCCATCTTCTCAGATCACTCCGTTCGCTTTGAGGGCTGCGAGTTCGTCGGGGGCCAGGCCCAGTTCGTCCTGGTAGACGTGGGTGTTGTGCTCGCCGAGAAGAGGGGAGCGGCCGACGTCGGCGGGGGAGTCCGACAGCCTCATCGGCAGCCCCACCGTCTTGTAGGTGCCGCGCTCGGGGTGCTCGACGGTGGCCACGATCCCGTTGGCGTTGAGCGTGGGGTCGTCGATGATCTCCTTGGTCGACAGGATCGGCCCGCAGGGGATGTTGTGCTCGTTGAGCGCGGCCAGCACGTCCCACTTGGGCAGGTTGATCGACCACTCCTCGATCAGGCCGAAGGCCTTGTCGAGCTTGTCCAGCCGCGCCTCGGGGGTGGCCCAATCGGGGTCGGTGGCCAGTTCGGGCCGGCCGATGATCCGGGTGATGTGCTCCCAGCCGGTGGGCTGGATGATGACGTAGACGTAGTCGTTGGGGCCGCCGGGCGCCGTGCGCACCGCCCAGCCGGGTTGCCCGCCGCCGGAGGCGTTGCCGGACCGGGGGACCTCGTCGCCGAAGTCCTCGTTGGGGTACTCGGACAGCGGACCGTGCGTCAGCCGCTGCTGGTCGCGCAGCTTGACCCGGCACAGGTTGAGCACCGAGTCCTGCATGGCGACCTCGACCCGCTGGCCCAGGCCGGTGCTGGTGCGCTGGTACAGAGCGGCAAGGATACCGGCTACTGTATGCATTCCAGTGCCCGAATCGCCGATCTGTGCGCCGGTGGCCAGCGGGGGACCGGTCTCGAAGCCCGTGGTGCTCATCGAGCCGCCCATCGCCTGGGCGATGACCTCGTAGGCCTTGTACTCGGCGTAGGCGCCGGGGCCGAACCCCTTGATCGAGGCGTAGACCAGCCGGGGGTTGGCCTCGTGCAGCACCTCCCAGGTGAAGCCCATCCGGTCCAGTGCGCCGGGGGCGAAGTTCTCCACCAGCACGTCGCTGCGCTTGACCAGATCGAGGAAGAGGCGCTTGCCCTCGTCGCTCTTGGTGTTGAGTGTGATGCTGCGCTTGCTGCCGTTGAGCATCGTGAAGTAGAGGCTGTCGACATCGGGCAGGTCGCGCAGCTGGCGGCGGGTGATGTCCCCGGTGGGGGCCTCCACCTTGACCACGTCGGCGCCCAGCCAACCCAGGATCTGGGTGGCCGAGGGGCCGGACTGCACGTGGGTCATGTCCAGGACGCGGACCCCGTCAAGTGCCTTGCTCATGTGGCTCCTCCACGCCTACTTGTACATGGTCTGGTTCATCGTCCCCGGCGCGTAGACCTCGGGGTCGATCCAGACGTTGATCAGCGAGGGCTTGCCGGACTCGCGTGCGCGCCGCAGCGCCGGCCCGATCTCGCCGGGCTCGCGCACCTCCTCGCCGTAGCCGCCGAGCATCTCGGCGAACTCCGAGTAGCGCACGTCGCCCAGCGTGTTGCCGATCTCGCCGCGGTCGGCGCCGTACTTTTCGATCTGGCCGTAGCGGATCTGGTTCATCGAGGAGTTGTTGCCGATGATCCCGATGAAGGGCATGTCGAAGCGCACCAGCGTCTCGAAGTCCCAGCCGGTGAGGCTGAACGCGCCGTCGCCGAACAGCGCGACGACCTCCTTCTCGGGGTAGGCGTACTTGGTCGCCATCACGAAGGGGACGCCGACGCCCAGCGTGCCCAGCGGGCCGGGGTCGAGCCAGTGGCCGGGGGCCTTGGGTTGGACGACCTGGCCGGAGAACGTGACGATGTCGCCGCCGTCGCCGATGTAGATCGAGTCCTCGGTGAGGAAGTCGTTGATCTCCGAAACCAGGCGGTAGGGGTGGATCGGCGTTGCGTCGGAGGTCAGCAGCGGGGTCCGCTTCTCCAGTGCCTTGTTCTCCACCTGGCGCAGCTCCTCCAGCCAGGTCTTGCGGCCCTGGGCCCCATTGTCGCCGTAGGCCGAGGTCGCCTGCAGCACCGAGGAGAGGATGACGTCGGCGTCGCCGACGATGCCCAGGTCGATGTCGCGGTTCTTGCCGACCGTGGCGTAGGAGAGGTCGATCTGGACCACCGTGGCGTCGGTCGACAGCCGCTTGCCGTAGCCCATGCGGAAGTCGAACGGGGTGCCGACGATGATGATCAGGTCGGAGTTGCCGAAGGCGTGCCGGCGGGAGAGCTGGAAGTGGTGGGGGTCGGCGGGGGGCAGCGTGCCGCGGCCGCCGCCGTTCATGTAGACGGGGACGTTGAGCGAGCGCACCAGGTCGGTGGCCGACTGGGTGGCCCGGGTGGTCCACACCTGGTGGCCCAGCAGGATGCTGGGGCGCTCGGAGCGCACCAGCAGCTCGGCCAGGCGCTCGATCGCGTCGGGGTCGCCGCCCTGGCGGGTGGAGGCGCGGTAGTGGCCGGCCTTGGGTACGCGGGCCGACTCCACCGGGACCGAGGCGTCGAGGATGTCGCGCGGGATCTCCAGGAAGGACGGTCCGGGGGCGCCGCTGAGGGACTCCCGGAAGGCCATCGACACCAGGTCGGCCACCCGCTCGGTGTGCGGGACGGTCGCGGCGAACTTGGAGATGGGGCCGATCATGTCGACGTGCGGCAAGTCCTGCAGCGAGCCCATCTTGTGCTGGCTGAGGGCGCCCTGGCCGCCGATCACCAGCAGCGGGCTCTCGGCGCGGTAGGCGTTGGCGATTCCGGTGATGGCGTCGGTGGTGCCGGGGCCGGCGGTGACCACGGCGCACCCGGGTTTGCCGGTCATCCGCGCGTAGCCGTCGGCGGCGTGGGCGGCCACCTGCTCGTGGCGGACGTCGATGACGTCGATGCCCTCGTCGGCACAGCCGTCGTAGATGTCGATGATGTGGCCGCCGCAGAGCGTGAAGATCACGTCGACCCCCTCGGCCTTGAGGGCCTTGGCGACGAGGTGGCCGCCGGAGATCGTGGTGTCCCCACCCTTGTCGTCAGTCATCTGAGCACACATCTCCTTTATTGGATACTGCATACCGTATGGTTTCCATTGCTACACGAGCGTCGGTGCGGTGTCTAGACCGGAAGCGTGCGAATGGGCACCGGGCGCCGCAGTCGGGCCGCGACCGCGGCGGCCCCCAGGCCCGCCAGGCCGGCGGCGCCCAGGCACAGGGCCGGCCCCGTCTGCGGGACCAGCGAGATCAAGGCCGCCGCGCCGCCCACTCCCAGCAGGCCGCCCAGCGCCTTGGCGCTGTAGACGAGGCCGGGGATCTCGGCGCTGTCGCGGCTGCCGAAGAAGTCGTGGGCCAGGGTGCGGGTCAGCGGGTAGCAGCAGCCTCCGCCCACGCCCGCCGGCACGGCCATCAGTAACAGGAGCGCCCAGGAACCGGTCAGTGCCGCGGCGGCGAGGCCGAACTGGGCCGCCCCTCCGGCGGTCAGCGCCGCCACCAGGATCCGGCGCCGGCCCATCCGCTCGCCCCAGCGCCCGGCCGCCGCGCGGCCCAGGCCGCTGGAGGCGACCAGGACGCCCATGGCCGCGGCGATCGCCCAGGCGGGCAGGCCGCCCCGAAACAGCAGCAGCGGCAGCACGGCCACGTCCACCAGTGCGGCGGCTCCGGCCAGCGCGACCACGGCGTGCAGTCCGGGCAGGGCGCCGCTGCGCCAGGCTTGTGCGGGGGAGTGGTCGAAAGCGGCCACCGGCTGGTTGCGGCGGCGCAGCGCCCAGGCGCGCGGATCGGTCTCCGGCGGCCACCAGTGCGCCGGGGGAGTGCGCAGCCCGATACCGGCTGCGGCGACCACGCAGGCCAGGGCCGCACCCAGCCACGGGGCGGCGGCCAAGTGGGCGGCCTCGGCCAGGACCAGGCCGGCGGTCAGCGGGACCGCGCCCAGCGCGAAGCCGGCGCCGGCCCACGCGGCGTGGCTCGCGGGCCGCTCGGGGTACCAGGCCGCGACGACGTGCACGCTGGAGTGGTAGACGAGGCCGGCGCCCAGGCCGCCCGCCAGCCCGTAGGCCGCCAGCATCCAGCCCAGCTGCGCGGTGAGTCCCGGCGCTGCAAGGGCGGCGGCGCACAGCGGTGCACCGGCCACGATGGCGCGGGCGGGAGTGAGCAGGCCGCGTTCGCGCAGCCGGGCGATCGGCCAGGCGCTGCCGCCCTGGACCAGCGCCCACAGCGCGAAGGGCAGCAGCGCGGCCGCGGGGCTCCAGCCGTGGGCGGCCACCAGCAGAGGGACCGCCGCGCCGTAGCCGAACTGCAGCCCGCCGACGGCGGCGACCGCCGCGACAGCCCGGGCGAGGGGCACCGCGCGCGCCGTTCCTGCCAGTTCGCGGGCCGGGCGCCCCACGAGGTAGCGGCGCCCGCTCCAGTCGTGCAGTTCCCCGGTGCGGGGGGCGGGGACGTAGGGGGATGCCAGGTGGCCCGGAGGGGCTGTAGCGGGGGGTGGGTGGTTCATGGCGCACCTCACAACGACCGTGGATCGTATACAGTATGCGTCGCTGAACCGATTCTGAGAAGAGGGTGCGGCTTCCTTTCGTGAAATCACAGGGAGCGCACCGGATCACGCGGGTTGCATCGGCACGGCGGGGCGAGAGTCTCGCATGATGGTATTGCATACTGCATACGATCTCGCGTATCACAGTGGTGAGGGTCCCAGACGACACAGCGATGCCGAGGAGGCTCGGTGGACCTCTACGAATACGAAGCCAAACAGCTGTTCGGCGACCACGACGTGCCGCTCGCCGAGCGGCAGCTGGCCACGACCCCCGAGCAGGCCGCGCTCAGCGCCGCCCGCCTCGGCGGCCGGGTGGTCGTCAAAGCGCAGGTGAAGACCGGCGGCCGCGGCAAGGCCGGCGGTGTGCAGGTGGCCGACGACCCCGACGACGCCCGGGCCGAGGCCGATCGGATCCTCGGCATGGACATCAAGGGCCACACGGTCCACCGCGTCCTGATCGAGGAGGCCAGTGACATCGCCGAGGAGTACTACGTCTCCTTCCTGCTGGACCGGGCCAACCGCACCTTCCTGTCGATCTGCTCCGCCGAGGGCGGCGTGGAGATCGAGGAGGTCGCCGAGAAGCGGCCCGAGGCCGTCGTGCGCACGCCCGTCGACGCGCTGAACGGCCTGGACCGCGAGACGGCCCTGGCCATCTGCGAGAAGGCCGGTCTGCCCCAGCAGGTCCACCCGCCCACCGCGACCGTGCTGCAGCGGCTGTGGGAGGTGGCCCGCGAGGAGGACGCCACCCTGGTCGAGGTCAACCCGCTGGTGCGCACCGCCGACAACCGCATCCTGGCCCTGGACGGCAAGGTCACCCTGGACGACAACGCCCTGGACCGCCACCCCGAGCGCACGCCCTTCCACGACGACGGCGACTCCGCCTCGCTTGAGGCCCGCGCCAAGGAGAAGGGGTTGAACTACGTCAAGCTGGACGGGCAGGTCGGCATCATCGGCAACGGTGCCGGACTGGTCATGTCCACCCTGGACGTGGTGTCCTACGCCGGCGAGGCCCACGGCGGGGTGCAGCCGGCCAACTTCCTCGACATCGGCGGCGGCGCCTCGGCGGATGTGATGGCCGACGGGTTGGAGATCATCCTGGGCGACGGCGACGTCAAGAGCGTGTTCGTCAACGTCTTCGGCGGGATCACCGCCTGCGACGCGGTGGCCGAGGGGATCGTGCAGGCGCTGGAGATGCTGGCCGCGCGCGGCGACGACGTGTCCAAGCCGCTGGTGGTGCGCCTGGACGGCAACAGCGCCGAGCGGGGGCGGCGGATCCTGACCGAGGCCGGCCACCCCGCGGTGCGCCAGGCCCCGACCATGGACGGCGCCGCGGCCCAGGCCGCGGAGCTGGCCGCGAAGTAGCCGGGGAGAGTGGATAAGGGATGGCTGTTTTCCTGACCAAGGACAGCAAGGTGCTGGTGCAGGGCATGACCGGCTCGGAGGGCACCAAGCACACGCGGCGGATGCTGGCCTCGGGGACCCGCATCGTGGGCGGGGTGAATCCGCGCAAGGCCGGTACGAGTGTGGACATCGACGGTACGGGTGTGCCGGTGTTCTCCTCGGTGGCCGAGGGCATGGCGGCCACGGGCGCGGATGTGTCGGTGGTGTTCGTGCCGCCGAAGTTCGCCCGGGCGGCGGTGGTCGAGGCCGTGGATGCCGGGATCGGGCTGGCGGTGGTGATCACCGAGGGGATCCCGGTGCACGACACGGCGGCGTTCTGGGCGCATGCGTGTGCGTCGGGCAACCGGACGCGCATCATCGGGCCGAACTGTCCGGGGCTGATCAGTCCGGGGGCCTCCAATGCGGGCATCATTCCGGCCGACATCACGCGTCCGGGGCGGATCGGGCTGGTGTCGAAGTCGGGGACGCTGACGTATCAGATGATGTATGAGCTGCGTGATATCGGGTTCTCCACGGCGGTGGGGATCGGTGGGGATCCGGTGATCGGGACGACCCATATCGATGCGCTGGCGGCGTTCGAGGCCGATGCCCAGACCGACGCGATCGTGATGATCGGTGAGATCGGCGGGGATGCCGAGGAGCGGGCGGCCGATTACATCCGTTCGCGGGTGTCCAAGCCGGTGGTGGGTTATGTGGCGGGGTTCACCGCGCCGGAGGGCAAGACGATGGGCCATGCCGGGGCGATCGTGTCGGGTTCGGCGGGTACCGCGCAGGCGAAGAAGGAGGCGTTGGAGGCGGCCGGCGTCAAGGTCGGCAAGACCCCCTCGGAGACGGCCGAGATCGCGCGGGGCCTGGCTTAACAATCGCGGGTTGCGCCGTTTCCGGCAAAAGTCGCCGAATCAGCCGCGGCACGGCGGTGGCCGCCGCGCCGTGCCCGGGGGACCGTTGCAGCAGCAGAGTGAGCAGCACCGTAGACCACCAGGGGAAACCTATGACCCTCATGCTCAAGCCCGGGACCGAATGGACGACCCTGTATCAGCGCTGCCGCGGGATCGCCCCCGAGGCGTTCGCGGCCGACCGGGTGCTCAACCACTGGGGCGGCCGCTGGAGGGCGGACGGAGAACCGCGCCTGGCGGTCTCGCCCGTCGACGGAACCGAGATCGCCGGACCGCCCATGGTCGACGCCGACACCGCCGAGGCCGCCGTGCGCGCGGCCGCCGATCAGCACCGGCAGTGGCGTGTCACCCCGCTGGCGGAGCGCCGCGCCCGTGTGCGGGCCGCGATCGAGTCCTGGGGCGAGCACCGCGACACGCTGGCGCTCGCGCTGGTGTGGGAGATCGGAAAGCCCTGGCGGCTGGCGCGCCAGGACGTCGACCGCGCCATCTCCGGCGTGGAGTGGTACCTGGACCAGATCGAGGAGATGATGGAGGGCCGCGCCCCGCTGGAGGGCCCGGTCAGCAACATCGCAAGCTGGAACTACCCGATGAGCGTGCTGACCCACGCCATGTGCGTCCAGGCGCTGGCCGGCAACGCCGCCATCGCCAAGACCCCCACCGACGGCGGACTCGTGTGCCTGACACTGGCCGTGGCCCTGGCCGCGCGCGAGGGTCTGCCCTTCACGCTGGTCAGCGGCAGCGGGCGGAACCTCTCGCCGGTCCTGGTGCGCTCCCCCGAGATCGGCTGCGTCTCCTTCGTCGGCGGCCGCGACACCGGCGGCCAGGTCGCCACCGACCTCGCCGACCTCGGCAAGCCCCACATCCTGGAGCAGGAGGGGCTCAACTGCTGGGGCGTGTGGGAGTTCAGCGACTGGGAGACCTTCGCCGGCCAGGTCCGCAAGACCTTCGACTACGCCAAGCAGCGCTGCACCGCCTATCCGCGCTTCGTCGTGCAGCGCTCGGCGTTCGACCGCTTCCTGAGCGCCTACCTGCCCGCGGTCGCCTCGGTGCGCTTCGGACACCCCCTGGCGGTCTCGGCGCCCGAGGAGGACCTGCCCGAGCTGGACTTCGGCCCGCTGATCAACGCCGCCAAGGCCAAGGACCTGGGATCCCAGGTGGACGAGGCGGTCGCCGGCGGCGCGGTCCCGCTCTACCGCGGTTCGCTGGAGGACGCGCTGCTGCTACCGGGCCAGAACACCGACGCCTACGTGGCGCCCGTGTCGCTGCTGGAGCCCCCGCGGTCCTCGCCGCTGTTCCACGCCGAGCCCTTCGGCCCGGCCGATTCCATCGTGCTGGTCGACACCGAGGCCGAGCTGCTGGCGGCCATGAACGCCAGCAACGGCGCGCTGGTCTCGACCATCTCCACCGACGACCCCGACACGGCCGCGCGGCTGTCGGCGCAGGTGCGCGCGTTCAAGGTCGGCATCAACAAGCCGCGCTCGCGCGGGGACCGCGACGAGATGTTCGGCGGCTGGGGCCACTCGTGGCGCGGCGCTTTCGTGGGGGGCAAGCTGCTGGTCCACGCGGTCAGCCACGGCCCGGCCGACGAGCGGCTGCCCGGCAACTTCCCCGACTACACGCTGGTGCCCCGCGAGCACGGGTAGCCCAGGGCCTACCGGTCCGGCCCGGTGTCGCCGCTGCGCAGCAGGGGCGGCACCGGGCCTAAGGGTAGAAACCCGCCGGGATCTCCCGGAGCGGGCAACCACCGGGTTGCGGCAATTGGGCACGACGCGCGAAGCGCTGCGCGCCGGCTTGCCGCCGAGCGGATGCCGCCCCATTTCGCCGGAGGCCCGCTCGGGTGGTCGGGCTCCGACTGAAGGGTGCACGGTGCGCGCGGCGCCAAGCTGTCTCGCTCGCTGCGCTCACTGCGACCCATTGCCGCAGCCTCGGTGGTGGCGGCAATCAGGGCGGTTCAGCGGAGGGTGCCTGAATACGCCGCGCAGCATCGGCCCCGAGCGCGCCCCCGGCGCCGCCGACCTCACCCGGGCGCGACCACGCCCACCCGCGCCGCGGCGTGGCGTCGATCGGCTCTCCTGGGAGACTGGGCGCATGACCTCGTTGCACCTCGTCCAAGAACCCGAAGCCGACGCGCTGCTGGCGTCGGAGCCGCTGGCGCTGCTGATCGGCATGCTGCTGGACCAGCAGGTGGCGATGGAGGTGGCCTTCGCCGGGCCGAAGAAGATCGCCGACCGGATGGGCGGCCTCGACGCCGGGACCGTCGCGCGGACCGATCCCGAGGAGTTCGCCGCGCTGTGCTCGCAGCAGCCGGCCGTGCACCGCTTCCCCGGGTCGATGGCCGCGCGCATCCAGTCGCTGTGCGGCTACCTGGTCGAGCACTACGGCGGCGACGCCGCCGCGGTGTGGACCTCGGGCGAGCCCGACGGGCGGGAAGTGCTCAAGCGTCTCAAAGCGCTACCGGGCTACGGCGATCAGAAGGCCCGCATCTTCCTGGCCCTGCTCGGCAAGCAGTTCGACCTGCGCGCCGAAGGCTGGCGCGAGGCGGCCGGCGACTACGGCGACGAGGGCGCGCGCCGTTCGATCGCCGATGTGGTCGACGAGCAGACCCTCGCCGAGGTGCGCGCGTTCAAGAAGAGCGCCAAGGCCGCGAAGAAGGCCGAGAAGGGCCAGTAGACGCGCCGCCGGCGCCGCCTTCTTCAGGCGCTGCCGCGGGAAAGTTGTCGGGACCGGCCGGCGCAGGGGGCTGGTGCACGCCGGCCGGTCTCGCGCCTACCGGCCCGGTCGGCGGAGTCACCCCGGGGCCGCCATCGGCGTCTGTGACGCCGTCTCCAGGGTGATCCGGTGCCGACCGGCGTAGACGTTCATCGAGGTGCCGCGCAGGAACCCGACCAGGCTCAGTCCCTGCTCGGCCGCGAGCTCCACGGCCAGGGACGAGGGCGCGGAGACCGCTGCCAGCATCGGGATTCCCGCCATCAGCGCCTTCTGCGCGAGTTCGAACGAGGCCCGCCCGGAGACCATCAGCGCGCTGCCGCGCAGCGGCAGCCGGCCGTCCCGCAGGGCCCAGCCCACGAGCTTGTCGACCGCGTTGTGGCGGCCGACGTCCTCGCGCAGCGCGAGCAGCTCCCCCTGTGCGGTGAACAGACCGGCGGCGTGCAGCCCGCCGGTGCGGTCGAAGACGCGCTGGGCCTCGCGCAGGCGGTCGGGCATGGCCGCGAGCACGGGCACGGTGAAGTGCGGTTCGTCCTCGGCGACCGACCAGTGGGCCGTGGTCGAAACCGCCTCCAGGCTCGCCTTGCCGCACACACCGCAGGAGGAGGTGGTGTAGAAGTTGCGTTCCAGCGACGCCTCGGGCACCGGAACCCCCGATGCCAGCACGACGTCGAGGACGTTGTAGGTGTTGGAGCCGTCCTCGGTGGCGCCCGCGCAGTAGCGGATGGTCGCGATCGCCTCGGCGGAGGTGACGACCCCCTCGCTGACGAGGAACCCCGCCGCCAGGTCGAAGTCGTTGCCGGGAGTGCGCATCGTGACGGTGAGCGGCCGGCCGTTCATCCGGATCTCCAGCGGCTCCTCGGCGACCAGGGTGTCCGGGCGCTCGCTGACGGCGCCGTCCCGGATCCGCAGGATCGGCTCGCGAACCGTGACCCGTCCCATGGACCTCCCCTTTCCGCAGAGCCGGGGGGCTCCCCGTGCCCGGCGTGCTTTCGGTGTGCGTGGACCGGACTCGGAAGGAATTCCCGTTTCCGTCCCTTTTCAGTCGTATCGGAATCCGACCGCGCCGACCAGGCCGCGTGCGGCGGCCCCCGCGGGGGCCGCGCCGCGTCAGTCGCGCCTTCTCTGCTGTACGTGCTGGAACCCGAACCGCCCCTTGATGCACAGGTTGCCGTGCGTCACCGGGTTGTCGTGCGGCGAGGTGACCTTGACGATCTCGTTGTCCTGGACGTGCAGGGTGACGTTGCAGCCCACTCCGCAGTAGGTGCAGATGGTGGTGGTCTCGCTCTGGCGGTCCTCGTCCCAGGTGCCCTCGTTGCGCATGTCGTACTCGGTCTTGAACGACAGCGCGCCGGTGGGGCAGACCTCGATGCAGTTGCCGCAGTAGACGCAGGCGGAGTCGGGCAGGGCGAAGTCGTGCTCGGTGGACACGCGGGCGTCGAAGCCGCGGCCGGCGATCCCGATCGCGAACGTGTTCTGCCACTGCTCGCCGCACGCGTCCACGCACTTGTAGCACATGATGCACTTGCCGTAGTCGCGCACGTAGAGGTCGTTGTCGATCTTGGTGGGCTGCTCCACGGTCTCGGCGGCCGTGCCGTCGCCGACCTCGTGCTCACCGGCGCGGCGGGCGTCGCGCTCGCCCATCGGCGCGGGCTCGGCCCGGGGGCCGAACCGCTCTGGACGGGCTTCGTAGCGCTCGTTCCACTCGGGGATCTTCGGTGTGGTGGACAGGTCCACCGAGGACCCCAGCAGCTCCAGCACCATCTTGCGGCTG is a window from the Streptomonospora litoralis genome containing:
- the sucD gene encoding succinate--CoA ligase subunit alpha, which produces MAVFLTKDSKVLVQGMTGSEGTKHTRRMLASGTRIVGGVNPRKAGTSVDIDGTGVPVFSSVAEGMAATGADVSVVFVPPKFARAAVVEAVDAGIGLAVVITEGIPVHDTAAFWAHACASGNRTRIIGPNCPGLISPGASNAGIIPADITRPGRIGLVSKSGTLTYQMMYELRDIGFSTAVGIGGDPVIGTTHIDALAAFEADAQTDAIVMIGEIGGDAEERAADYIRSRVSKPVVGYVAGFTAPEGKTMGHAGAIVSGSAGTAQAKKEALEAAGVKVGKTPSETAEIARGLA
- a CDS encoding HhH-GPD-type base excision DNA repair protein, yielding MTSLHLVQEPEADALLASEPLALLIGMLLDQQVAMEVAFAGPKKIADRMGGLDAGTVARTDPEEFAALCSQQPAVHRFPGSMAARIQSLCGYLVEHYGGDAAAVWTSGEPDGREVLKRLKALPGYGDQKARIFLALLGKQFDLRAEGWREAAGDYGDEGARRSIADVVDEQTLAEVRAFKKSAKAAKKAEKGQ
- a CDS encoding aldehyde dehydrogenase family protein gives rise to the protein MTLMLKPGTEWTTLYQRCRGIAPEAFAADRVLNHWGGRWRADGEPRLAVSPVDGTEIAGPPMVDADTAEAAVRAAADQHRQWRVTPLAERRARVRAAIESWGEHRDTLALALVWEIGKPWRLARQDVDRAISGVEWYLDQIEEMMEGRAPLEGPVSNIASWNYPMSVLTHAMCVQALAGNAAIAKTPTDGGLVCLTLAVALAAREGLPFTLVSGSGRNLSPVLVRSPEIGCVSFVGGRDTGGQVATDLADLGKPHILEQEGLNCWGVWEFSDWETFAGQVRKTFDYAKQRCTAYPRFVVQRSAFDRFLSAYLPAVASVRFGHPLAVSAPEEDLPELDFGPLINAAKAKDLGSQVDEAVAGGAVPLYRGSLEDALLLPGQNTDAYVAPVSLLEPPRSSPLFHAEPFGPADSIVLVDTEAELLAAMNASNGALVSTISTDDPDTAARLSAQVRAFKVGINKPRSRGDRDEMFGGWGHSWRGAFVGGKLLVHAVSHGPADERLPGNFPDYTLVPREHG
- a CDS encoding 2Fe-2S iron-sulfur cluster-binding protein; the protein is MSTPVAIGTPRRLVEVTVDGEEVRVPEDATILDACEAVGTEVPTLCYGDTLTPRNACRVCVVEVEGARTLVPACSRKVEESMSVATDSERVRHSRKMVLELLGSSVDLSTTPKIPEWNERYEARPERFGPRAEPAPMGERDARRAGEHEVGDGTAAETVEQPTKIDNDLYVRDYGKCIMCYKCVDACGEQWQNTFAIGIAGRGFDARVSTEHDFALPDSACVYCGNCIEVCPTGALSFKTEYDMRNEGTWDEDRQSETTTICTYCGVGCNVTLHVQDNEIVKVTSPHDNPVTHGNLCIKGRFGFQHVQQRRRD
- the fdhD gene encoding formate dehydrogenase accessory sulfurtransferase FdhD codes for the protein MGRVTVREPILRIRDGAVSERPDTLVAEEPLEIRMNGRPLTVTMRTPGNDFDLAAGFLVSEGVVTSAEAIATIRYCAGATEDGSNTYNVLDVVLASGVPVPEASLERNFYTTSSCGVCGKASLEAVSTTAHWSVAEDEPHFTVPVLAAMPDRLREAQRVFDRTGGLHAAGLFTAQGELLALREDVGRHNAVDKLVGWALRDGRLPLRGSALMVSGRASFELAQKALMAGIPMLAAVSAPSSLAVELAAEQGLSLVGFLRGTSMNVYAGRHRITLETASQTPMAAPG